Proteins found in one Miscanthus floridulus cultivar M001 chromosome 4, ASM1932011v1, whole genome shotgun sequence genomic segment:
- the LOC136548386 gene encoding uncharacterized protein: protein MSPLISLHAITGICTENTMQLCLSISMYELMALLDSGSTHNFISTAVVHCVGQHFHDSLGANVVVANGDHVTCHGMAQNIAINITDEHFAMDCYTIPLDYYDVVLGISFLHTLGPILWDFDDLCMAFWHHDRCILFKGIGSSCSDMPLTDRLHAIRAEEPALLDHLLASFKDVFEPWTRLPPSRSCDHRIHLLPNTAPMAVWPYRYH from the coding sequence ATGAGCCCCCTAATCTCCCTACATGCAATCACGGGCATCTGCACTGAGAATACCATGCAACTCTGCCTCTCCATCAGCATGTATGAACTCATGgcccttctcgactcaggttccACCCACAACTTCATCAGCACGGCTGTTGTTCATTGTGTGGGGCAGCACTTCCATGATAGTCTAGGTGCTAACGTGGTCGTGGCCAATGGTGACCATGTTACATGCCATGGCATGGCCCAGAACATCGCCATCAATATCACCGATGAACACTTTGCTATGGACTGCTACACCATTCCGCTCGACTACTATGATGTCGTCCTCGGCATCTCCTTCCTACACACCCTAGGCCCTATTTTATGGGACTTTGATGATCTATGCATGGCCTTCTGGCACCATGACCGATGCATCTTGTTCAAGGGCATCGGGTCATCGTGCTCTGACATGCCCTTGACTGACCGCCTCCATGCCATTCGTGCTGAGGAGCCTGCGCTCCTCGACCATCTCTTGGCATCATTCAAAGATGTCTTTGAGCCATGGACTAGGCTTCCCCCTTCCCGGAGCTGCGACCACCGCATCCATCTGCTTCCCAACACCGCTCCGATGGCGGTCTGGCCATACCGCTACCACTAG